In the genome of Luteitalea pratensis, the window GCCGGCATCAAGCAGGGCGACGTGATCGTGGCGTTTGCCGACAAGGACGTCGCCACCTGGCAGGGCCTGCAGATGCGTGTCGTGCCGCGCGCGAACCGCGAGGTCCCGATCGTGGTGCGTCGCGGCGGCCAGCGACAGCAGTTCTCGATCGTTCCCGAGGCGCAGACCAAGTACGAGATCGGCGATCTGGGGATCGCGCCGTCGGTCCACCCCGAGATCGCACAGGTCTTTGCCGGCAGCAACGCCGCCGAGGTCGGGCTCCGGGTCAAGGACGTGATCGTCTCGTTCAACGGGGCCGATACGACCGGCTTCACCCTGCAGCAGATGATCAGCGAGATCGGCAAGCGCGCCGGCCAGCCGGTGACGCTGGGCATCCTCCGCGGCGGTCAGCGCCTCGATGTCCAGGCGACGCCCCGCGATCAGGGCGGCGTCGGCCGCCTGGGGATCAGCCTGAGCCCCTTCGAGACGGTCACGATCACGCCGGGTTTCGTGCAGGCGATGGGCATGAGCCTGCGGCAGAACTGGGAATGGACGGCGATGATCGGCGAGATGCTCGCGGGATTCTTCACCGCCGAGACATCGCCACGGCAGTTGATGGGGCCGCTGGGGATCGCCGAGGTGGCCGGTGGCGCAGCGGCGGTCGGCTGGGCGGCCCTGTTCGGCACCATGGCAATGGTCAGCCTGAACCTCGGGTTGCTCAACCTGATGCCGATCCCGATTCTCGACGGCGGCCACATCACCATCCTCGCCATCGAGGGCCTCGCGCGCCGTGATTTCAGCATGCGGGTCAAGGAGCGGATGCTGATGGCCGGCTTCGCCGTGCTGATGCTCCTCATGGTGACGGTCATCTACAACGACTTGCGGCGTGTCGAGTGGCTCAGCCGCCTGCTGAGCCGCAGCTGACACCCTGGGCACGCGCACGTCCGCGCACCGTCCTGCAGCGTCCAAGAGTCTGGTAGCCGTTGGATTACGCTCGATCGGAATCGGGAATCGCGAATCGGGAATCGGGAATCGCCGATCGCGCACATGGCGCGATCGTGGCAATCGGGAAGGTCGGAGCCGAGGACGTGACGAAGACCAATATGAGACACGTGGCGCGGGCGGTGGTGCTGAGCCTGGTCCTGCCGCTGGGCGCATTCGCGCAGGGCGGCCCTGGATCGCAGGCCGATCTCGACGAGTTGCAGGCTCAGTACAGCATGGTGCAGCAGCGTGTGGCCGCTGCGCGTCAGGCTGACCCGGCCCTCGGCACGAGGCTGGAGCACGACCTCGCGCTGGTCGGCGAGGACCTGACCTACCTGCGCGTGCGCTTGCGGCGCGAGAACAGCGTGCCACGCACCGAGCTCTCCGCCGTTCGCGATCGGCTCGCCGCGCTGGAGCGCGAGGCCAACGGCACCACCTTGCGGGAAGCGGCACCCGCCGTACGCGCCGGTGAAATCGCCGTCGGCCAGGAACTCGACGCCAGGCTGCAGACGCCCCTCAGTTCACAGAATGCCCAGGTCGAGGACCGCTTCGAGGCCACGACGCTCGTCGATCTCTACCAGGGCAGCACGCTGCTCGTCCCGGCGGGTTCGGTGCTGCGTGGTGTGGTCAGCAGCGTCGAGCGCGCCACTCGCACGGATCGGCGCGGCAGCCTGACGCTCTCCTTCGACCAGATGACGGTCGGCGGCCAGACCTACCGGATTCGTGCCTCGGTGACCGAGGCGCTCCAGGGACCGGGTCTGAAGGGCGAAGTGGGGAAGATGACGACGGGTGCGGCCGCCGGCGCGATCATCGGCGGCATCCTGGGAGGCTTCCAGGGCGCTGCGGTCGGCATTCTCGTCGGCGGTGGCGGCTCGTTGCTCGCGCTGCCCGGCACCAACGTCAAGGTCGATGCCGGCACCGTGCTGCGCGTCCGGTTCGACGCCTCGGTCGCCCTCGGCGCCGCCCCGGCGCCGACCCCGGAACCCCGGTAGGCATCAGGCATCAGGCATTAGGCATGAAGTCGTCGATCGGCGCGGAAGCGCCGATCTACGACTTCGGTGCCTGATAGCTCCTCCGGCCGCGGGCGACGAGGCCAGGGCGAGTGACGCGGACGTCGATCTTGTGGACCTTGCCGTCGGTCTGTGGCTCGAAGCCGAGCAGGTACTGGCTGTGCAGCTCCTGCGCGACCCGTGTGAAGGTCGGTCCGAGGTCGTCGGTGTCCTTCAGCTCGAAGTAGCCGCCACCGGTCTCTTCGGCCATTTTCCTCAGCGCGCTGTCGGGCTTGGTCCGCATGCCCATCATCACCGACTGCAGCCCGATCCCGTAAATCATCACTTCCTCTTCGCGGGCCCGCCGCAGCACCTCGCCGAGGCCGCTGCGGCTCGCCGTGTCGGCGCCGTCGGTGAACTCCAGGATCACCTTGCGGCCCTCGACGTTCTTCAACTCGTCGAGGCTGAACAACACCGAGTCGAACAGGCGCGTCGGGTTGCCGAACTGCATGTCCTTGATTGACGCGATCAGCATGTCGCGGTCGTTGCTGAAGTCGCTGAGGAAGGCGATCTTGTCGTTGAAGTACCCGATGCGGCCGCGGTCCTCGGGCAGCAGGCGGATCACGAACTGTTCGGCGGCCTGCTTCAACAACTCCAGGTTCATCGTCATGCTGCCGCTCGAGTCGAGCATGACGGCGACGGTGACCGGCTGGATCTGGTTGTCGAAGATCGTGATGGGCGCCTTGGTCTTTTCGTCGTAGATCTCGAAGTCGCCCTGCTCGAGCCCGGGGACGAGCCGCTTGTTCGCGTCGGTGACCGTCACGTAGACGGGGACGTTCTGTGCGCCGACACGGAACGTCGGCTGCTGCGCGTGCAGCAGGCGGGCGCCCGCGACAGACGCCGGCACCGAAAGAAGCAGGTCACGCCGGGTGATCATGGAGGTAAGCCTAGCAAAGGTCGAGCAAAGGAGCAGCAGGGCGCTTGACGCCCCGGCCGCCGGCGGCCGACACTGGGCGCCATTTCCGTGCACGTGGACACTGCCATCGCCGCTTGCCGGCGCGCTCTACCGTGGGACGCTCTCGGCGTCGCTTTGGTCTGTCTTGCGAGCCTGGCCACAGGGACTGCGGGCGCGCAGGCCGTCAACGGCGCCCCGCCGCCGAAGGTGGTCTACCAGGTGCGCGAACTGCTCCGGCAGGGCGACCTGGTGCTGTCGCTCGTTCAGCCGACGACCGCCGGGGGGCTCGATGGCAGCGTGTTGCGGGTGCAGCAGGCGGGTCGCCGCACGGATGTCCCGTTGGACGGCACCATGACAGGCAGGCGGGCGCGCATGGTCGGCAGCGCCCGCTATCTCCCCACAGTGGGCCGGGTCCTCCTGCATCTCGATCCCGCCTACGAAGCATCGGGTTTGCTGGTGGTCGACGTCGCGGCCGGCCTCGTCGTGGATGCGGTCACGGCGCACGACCTGGTGGCCTCGCCGGACGGGCGCTTCTGGGCGTTCGAGGAACATGCCGTCCGCACCCTCGCCGTCTGGCCGCACACCGAGACGGTCTATGCCGTGTACGATGCGGCAGCTCCGCCTGCCGCCAACGCGCGCCCGTGTCCCAGTGCCGACGACCGGTGCCGTGGCCAGGTGCTGTTCCTGCCGGACCGCCTCGCGCTGTGTCGCGAAATTGCCGCCGAGCGGGGCGGTTCGTGCCTGACGCCGGCGCGCGCGCCGCGCCATGTGCGCCGGTCGCCGTTCGTGTGGCTGTCGGCCACCGAACTCGCCTGGGTGGACGTGGACGTCGCCCGGCAGGCCAGCACGCTGGTCGTGGCGACACCGGGCCGGGAGCCGGCGGTGGTGCACGCCGTCCCGCTGGAGCGGGCGCGCGTCATCGGGGACGTGGAGTTTCCGTCCGCGCGTGAGGCGTGGACGATTGACGGGATTTCGCGCGACGGCGATCCGGCGCGTGTCTGGCTGCACTTCCGCAGCCCCCTGCCGCAGGCGCCGGGCGGCCGCCTCGGGATACGGGTCGGGAGGCGACGCGTGTCAAAGGGCGAAAAGGGCAAAAAGGCCGAAAAGGACAAAAAGACAGAATCGAAGGAGGAAGGCATCAAGGATTGAAGACGCTTGACCTTTCAAGACCGAAGGGTTTCCTGCCTGCCTTTGTCCGTTATCCTTCGATTCTGCCCTTACCCTTTTTGCCCTGTTCGCCCTTTTACCTTTGCTGAGGTTCCGATGGTTCGAGGTTGGCTCGCCAGGCGTAGCACGACGCTGGTTGCATTCACCATCACGTTCGGCGCGCTCGCGCTCGTCGGCTCCGCGCAGGTGCGCCCGGCGGGCCGCGACACCGCGGTGCATGCGCGCAAGCCGTCCCGGCTGCTGATCCGGCGGGCGATGGTGATCTATGGCAACGGCAAGCCGCCGTACGGGCCGATGGACATCCTCGTGCAGGACGGCGTGATCGCCAACATCGCGCCGTCGCTGCCGGTGGAAGCCGATGCCGTCATCGACGCCACCGGCAAGTACGTGATGCCCGGCCTGGTCGACACGCACATGCACTGGCACGAGGAGCGTGGCGGCATCCCCATGCCGATCCAGTACGAGCGCAATTTGTACCTGGCCAACGGCGTCACGTTGACGCGGGAGAACGGCGGCAACTTCGCCAGGAGCAAGCAATGGCAGGCCGAATCGGCTGCCGATCAGATCGTCGCGCCACGCATGCAGGTCTACTGGGTGGTGGCTCGCGGCAACGGCACCACCGAGGCGATTCGCGCGAACGTCCGCGAGGCCAAGACGCGCGGCGCCGACGGCTTGAAGATCTTCGGCATGGATCGCGATCAGCTCGAGGCGACCATGGCCGAGGCCAAGGCGCAGGGGCTGAAGACCACGACGCACATCGCGGTCGAGGAGGTCACGGCGAAGGACTTCGCCGAGCTCG includes:
- the rseP gene encoding RIP metalloprotease RseP, encoding MTNLWAFLFVLGVLVFVHELGHFLLARWNGVRVLTFSLGFGPKLLKVTRGGTEYCISVVPLGGYVKMAGETPDDPRQGAPDEFLSKTKWQRFQILIAGPLMNLLLAVVLMTFVIWNGATEPAFEQRTPVVGRVLPGSPAEKAGIKQGDVIVAFADKDVATWQGLQMRVVPRANREVPIVVRRGGQRQQFSIVPEAQTKYEIGDLGIAPSVHPEIAQVFAGSNAAEVGLRVKDVIVSFNGADTTGFTLQQMISEIGKRAGQPVTLGILRGGQRLDVQATPRDQGGVGRLGISLSPFETVTITPGFVQAMGMSLRQNWEWTAMIGEMLAGFFTAETSPRQLMGPLGIAEVAGGAAAVGWAALFGTMAMVSLNLGLLNLMPIPILDGGHITILAIEGLARRDFSMRVKERMLMAGFAVLMLLMVTVIYNDLRRVEWLSRLLSRS
- a CDS encoding VWA domain-containing protein; this translates as MITRRDLLLSVPASVAGARLLHAQQPTFRVGAQNVPVYVTVTDANKRLVPGLEQGDFEIYDEKTKAPITIFDNQIQPVTVAVMLDSSGSMTMNLELLKQAAEQFVIRLLPEDRGRIGYFNDKIAFLSDFSNDRDMLIASIKDMQFGNPTRLFDSVLFSLDELKNVEGRKVILEFTDGADTASRSGLGEVLRRAREEEVMIYGIGLQSVMMGMRTKPDSALRKMAEETGGGYFELKDTDDLGPTFTRVAQELHSQYLLGFEPQTDGKVHKIDVRVTRPGLVARGRRSYQAPKS